GCTAGGAACCATGATCAGATTATAGAAAACAAATTTGTAAAATATGCAAATTACAAACTCAGCAGTGATTTACACACAGGAAGCAGCTTTGCCACATACAGAGTATTAAAATCTTGGTAAAGATCTTTACCCTTTGCCAGTAGCATCTCTACAATATCTGCATAACCCTTCCAAGCAGCAGCATGCAAAGCTGTGTCTCCCAATTTGTTCTGTGGAGTTACAGGAAAAAGCAAGAGGATTAAAACACAGCAAAAAATAATCAGCCTGCACTAAGAATTAACAATAACAGCACTGTAAATGTTTGAATGGATAAACTTCCTACCTGTTGATTTAGTTCTACGTTTGGctgtgtaaataacacttccactaTAtctaaataaaatgaagaaaaaaaagaaaactttatgaaACCAAAACTTGCTTTCTTATATTCCAAGTACAGCACTGAAGTCAGGATTGCACAGAGAAAGGCTCTAAACCCAATCAGTTAGAGAAAATCCACATCATTAAAGCCTGTGAAGATTGCTGAGCAAGCACTACAAATACATTAATGTTTCACTTCTATATCTAAACCTCAgtgacaaacattttttttttgctcttcccTTCAGCAGCCTGCATTTCATCTCTCATTTTTTTAATAATCATACTGTGATTAAGAATGTCTGTATGCTTTTAAAGTAAAAGGATTTAAAgatgttccattttaaaaaacacgCATTACATTTGACAGATCGGAGCCCTTCTCTGCtggcttgtttttttttatttattgcttACCTGAATTACATAAGAGTACAGACTTTGTTACTGATTACAGCAGATTAAGTAGTAACTGGTTCATTAGCccagcaaataaagaaaactggAACATAATCAGTAGAGCTGATGCAGTGTTATGCTGTACCTTTGTGCCCACCATGGCAAGCCCAGTACAAAGCTGTGCTTCCCGCTTTGTCTAAACCATTTACACCAACTTGGTTATCCAAGCACTCTCTCAACCAGCTCAGGTTTcctgaaacaaacagaaaacaaactgaGTAGCAGAACCATGAAAGGCATTTAGCTCAGTATGAATGTTATGTTGCATTAGATCTTAATTTTTATTTAGCAATTCATTAGAAACAGTGTTTGGCATTAGTTATTGCTACAGGTTATGGAGGGGTGAAAAAAAGAGTCCCAACTTATTAAACATCTTGTTAGGAGGACAATTTTTTCCCCACCTTAAAAGCTAATCACTGATGGAACAGGACAAACATTATAGATTGCATCCATTTACAATCTGGTAAATAGATTTCCCTACCCCCTTGTCTCCCGCTTTTTTCCTCCCACTCTGCTTACTCAGTGCTGCAGAATTTAAATACCAAATATATTCAGGTTAACCACCCAAAATATGCAGCACATTCAGtcttaaaaattcaaataaaatgccTCTGTTGGCACACATACACAAACCACACAAAAAGACTTCTTTTGgcattacaaaatttaaaattctcAAAATGAGAAGTCCAAGGTATCACAGTCCAaaccacacccacacccacctctTTTGGCAGCTTCATGCAATGGGTTATCAATGGACTCTGCTTGTTCAGCCACTGAAATGAAACACACAAATTCTTATCAGTTTCTCATAGTaaagatttttgtattttatttttttcagactcTTGCTAATTAAGTCCAAGAGACTAGCATACAGAAGTAGATTTTGCATTTTGTTCTGAAAGTGCTGAGGTTAGTGATCTTCCTGTCTCTTGTGATAGTAGGGTCAAGAATGGTGGGTCACTGAGACTGTTCTACTTCCTGTGCACACTAGCTTCTACAGCCTCTTTTTTTGAATTGAGCTCGAGGTCCCAgcatgaaatcctgaccctgttgGAAATCTATGGCAAAATTATCTCTAACTTCAACTGGGCCAGGATTTCTCACATGGTATTTCTTAGCCTAATGTAAGCTTGTGAAGTGACTGTTGTGTGACTATAACGGTTGACCACCAGCATCTAGTGAGCTGCACTCTGAAGTTTGCATTTCCTGTGAGAATTCTTGCAGCTAAGACTTGGAATGGGGAGGAAAGCATTGACCGGTGTTGGTGAAGATCAGAAGGCGGTGAGGGGTGAGCTCCAGATGCCCAGCATAAAGCAGGTGTGTGTGTTGTCTTTCGGTGCTATGCTATTGCTGTAGGAAGTGGCAAAGCTAATGAAACtccacagcagtgcagaaggaagtTGGTTTGCAAATGGAATGCTTGTCTTTGAAAAACTGAGGTGCAAGCATTAGGTAACTTTGGGGACATCAGTTGTATTCTGAGGAATGCGGTGGTAGGGGTCCCTGCTTTacatgaaaggattttaattccATTGTCAAATCCTGTGTGCTATCTAGACCTTCTTTGAGATTTCCATTGATGATATCACCCAAACAGTGGTTTATAACTGCACTGTTTCATAGATTGAAGCACTTAATTAATCCTGAACAAAGTAAAAATGCAAATCTGAGATTTTTTGATTATACACACATGCTGTTAATATATGGAAGAAAAAGTGGAATTTGATCATTGTATCTTAGCCACTCTGCAAACAGAATTTCTTAATTCTACAATACACTAAAAGCACTATACAATGTGGAGCAGAACTCTTTATTCTATACCAATTGTATTTCTCTCAGAAACCTCAATTTCTTTTCCCATTATTTTGTACTATTTCCATTgactattttttttccactcaATTCCTTATGATGATTCAATTATTATGGCACTTAATATCTCCCTACTATCAGTATTCTCAAATTTACATTGGTTTTCAGTTTGTGCTTCTGCAGTTAAAGCAGATGGGGCACAAGATCATAGGATAGGTATGCTTGCTGTATCAGGGCACATACCCTGAATTGGACCTCCTGCAATTTCTCTCATTTATCCATACTAAGTTTACATCAGTGTTCAGCCCAATGTACTATGCCCTAAAGTAGCTTAGGGATGGGGTTGGGCACTGTGGAACAGCTTCTACAGGAGAGACTAAGGGATCCCCACCTTAGAATGTCCCATAGCACAGTGTTTGAGCACTCCCTGTGGAGAGGTGTGAGACCCTCATCTTCAAACCCTTTTCCCCTTGTGGCAGAGAGGGGGAAATCAAACTGGAGTCTCTCACATCTCAGGTGACTGATgtaaccactgggataaaagttataaggtggacaCCTCCTTCAGCTGGATTTTGAATAGGACCTGAGCTGGTAGGCAAGCTCAGAAGCTGCAACTCAGGTGGTAGTTGAACAAGGAAAGACTTTGAGGAACTGGTCAGCACCATCGCAGGAGGACATGACGTTGTCACCAAGACACTGGATTGTTGCAGCCCACTCTACCTATGGTTATATAGGACATTCACAAAGAAGTCACAGTTGGTGAACAAAACAGCGATCTATTTCCTAAGCAGAAAGAAGCACAGGAAGCCCAATACACTGGTACTCTGCAATTTGTATTCGCTCCCTATTCATTATTAGTCACCTAGATATTCTGGTATTGATTTATAAATCTCTTTAAAGCAACAGGCTTATGCTATCTCAGACATCTTCTCAGAGCCACCACAGCAGTTGATTATCTTTTAAATACATTGTGGTAGACACTGTCACAGAGTGACTTTCCCCTGCAAGAAAGGGAGCAGGACTCAGTGCACCAGTTGGGCTCTAAGGGGAGGCACCTGGACTTTACAAAGGAGGAGATAGCTGCAGATGggttgtcagatgcatgcagacaCTGCAAGGAGTAAGATGGCTCCTGTAGGACCCTGAGTTAACAGGCAGAAGGCCTAACTCCAAGCAAGAGGTGCTGGAAACACAGGAAGACAAACCCTCAGGGAGGAAGAGCTGTGCCCAGATTGTgactggggagaaagaagggaactTTAAAGAGAGGACAAATACTCATGGATGAAGACTGTGTAAGCTTtagttctatttttaaaagactttgtgcacaatttaataaaaaaaaatcacctcctgCAGTCCAATTTAAATATCTAAActgtgtagaccagtggttctcaaccaggggtatgtgtatccTTGgagctacacagaggtcttccaaaaggtacatcaactcatctagatatttgcctagtttaacaggctacataaaaagctctagtgaagtcagtataaaataaaatttcatacaCACCATGATTTGTTTCTACTGCTCTAAACACTATACACtggaatgtaagtacaatattatttaattaattttataattatatggtaaaaatgagagagtaagCAATTGTTCAATAACAatgggctgtgacacttttgtattcttAAATCTGATTTTATAATCAAGtagttaagtgaggtgaaacctgagGGTTTCAAGACGAATCAGACTCCTAAAAgaggtacaatagtctggaaaggttgagagtcactggagTAGACTTTCAGGGAGCTTGAGTTAAGGGGAAACTCAGGCAAGCCTCTTGGTCAGAAGGAGGTGCTATAGGGCAGAGATGTCCTTTGACAGACATATATAGACTGAAGGGGTTCCAAGGTGAGCCAGATGTAGCCTTTTGAACTCCTCCACAAAAAAAATATCTAGAATAGTCAGTCCTACCACCACCAAAGATCACCCCTTAGTCAAAGCATTTCCCAAAGAACCACAACAAAACTTGACAGCATATCAGAGTGGGAAACCAACAGTTAATGCAAGAAGTAGGACAGAACTGCCTGCATGTCTGGACAGTCACAGcggtgtgtgttttattttataaccTATATACCTAGTACCTATATAGGTACTTCAGAAATGCTGATTAAGTATTCTGATGTACTTTGATACTGTACCCTTAACTGCAGCACTGTTACCAGTgtccaaaaaaaaatcatatctaGTAATTTCTACTTAGTGACATGTAACcgaagaggaaaaataaattctAGACTTTACCGTAGTTGCTTGGAATAAGTCCAGTCCTGCCTTTGCAGGTTCCTTTCCACCAATTTGTGTCACtctggagaggaagggagggaaaaaaattaagaaacagCCTATTGAATTTTAAACTTAGTGGTGTCACATATAGACTGACTACTGAAATAATGTTACTCACCATATCTGAAATGTAGATAATATCCCCTTCTTCAAAATACAACTCATCTggctgaaaaaaaattacataaatatGTGTGAAGAGATAAATCAAGTACATGAAAGGAGCACAGCACCTTTAGTTTTTGTGGTAATATTGCACCATCCCAAAATCTCCAGTATCAAGTCAACTGCTTGCTAGTCATTTACATTCTTGGCAAGTCAAACTACAGTAAGAAATGTGACAGGCAGTAATGTATGAGGCATGTACACTAGAAGAGGAAGCTGGTCATCTTCCTACCATGGATTGAATGCAATAATTTAAGTGCAATGGGGAGTAAATAGGGTATTGGTTTAATTCTTCTACACAACACATTTTTTGGGCAAACTGAATCTGTCATTTACCTGTATGTAGTGATGACATGCAAtcgagtttttaaaaaacaaaaatagtgtgGAGAAGGAAATGTCAAAGATTCTAAGACATCTCAACAACTTGactttgggggggaagggaaaagcagAGGAAGGCACGTGTGTGAAATCTTAGGTGTTACAGTGGGGCTATCACACTCTTATCATTAAGGCTGACAGCTTACCATTTAATAGCAAATTTTCTAAATGCTCTAAAATCTACACAGTGCAAGTAAATGTCTTGGAAACTGATGAAGGGGATCCAGGATCGGATCCTCCAAATTTGAGGTTGTTTGAGCAAAGGGTTTCTGAGATACAgatttctcctctcccccctcccaaaaacattaaaataatatctTAACTTTTTGTGCCTACCTGGGACTACCTAAGGCTGTGATCCTCCCCAAACTGATAACCATCCCCTTGGTATTGATCTCAGCTAGGATCTG
This genomic interval from Gopherus evgoodei ecotype Sinaloan lineage chromosome 6, rGopEvg1_v1.p, whole genome shotgun sequence contains the following:
- the OSTF1 gene encoding osteoclast-stimulating factor 1; protein product: MSKPPPKPAKPGQVKVFRALYTFEPRTPDELYFEEGDIIYISDMSDTNWWKGTCKGRTGLIPSNYVAEQAESIDNPLHEAAKRGNLSWLRECLDNQVGVNGLDKAGSTALYWACHGGHKDIVEVLFTQPNVELNQQNKLGDTALHAAAWKGYADIVEMLLAKGARTDLKNNEKKLALDMATNAACASLLKKKQGTDTVRTLSNAEEYLDDEDSD